The sequence TGTTCGTATCTTGGGGCCATTCATTTTAAGGCATTGCAGCTCTTGCTTCCCCATCTTCTCCAAGTTTGCCTTGTAACAGAGGTTTACTCATTGGTAGAGAAAATTTGACTACATCTTGAATGCATTTTGTATAAAATTATTGTTGGcaaatataataattaattatatataatttataaatataagttATATCCTTTTGTTTCTCATAACatcatatgtattttatattatatatttaattatatattggtggctgagactataaagaatctgtttgcaatagacctgggtttgatctctgaattgggaagatcccatggagaagggaatggaaatccactccagtattcttacctggagaatcacatgtacagagaaacctggtgggctacagtccattgtttttgaaagagtcagacatgagagaGCAACTAAAActcatttataattttagataTATATCAAAaaggtttagctgctaagtcatactggagtgggttgccatctccttctccaggggatcctcccgatctagggattgaactcaggtctcctgcattgcaggtggattatttactgacTCAGGCATTAGGGAGGCCCGCagcaatactggggtgggttgccattttcttctccagggaatcttccccacccaggaattgaacctgtgtctcctacattgaaggtggattctttaccattaagtcaCTGTGGAAGCcttatatattaaaatagattATCTAAAATCACATTTACAAATAATTAACATGTTAATTAGATTCAATTAATGACTGAATCAATGTTAAGCAAAATGTCAATATAAAAACCCAAAAGTTATCCCAGGAGGCAGTATAACCTTAATGGAGGTTCTTATGGAAGGTACATGATTATTTCAAGAATAAGATTCTATAATTAATTTAAGCACCAGATGGAAGGCATAAACTAGTTAAAACTTAAGATTTATGCCAATTCACAAACTTTATGGGTGCTTAATTCTTTAACATGActagaatataaagaaaattatactAAGATTTATATGGCACCTTTTACACATTTTGTGATCTCCTTGATCCTTAGTGTAATTGTTAGAACCATAGAAAAGTACTCTGCTTCTTTTTGGCACCTCAAAATCTTGTGATTTACAATTTATCTTGTGttccaaatttatattttagctgtatattaaaaatactaactaagggctaaattttaaatgataggATGAATAGTTTGTATTTTAGTGGTTCTCATAATTTATCATGCATCTTAAATCACCTGgcgggctggataaatcacaaattGTGGGCTCCATTCCAGAGTTTTTGATTCAGGACGTTGGAGACAGGGCTTGAGAATTTGCATCCCTAACATAGTCTTAGGTGTCCCTGCTGATGGTGCTTTGAGGACCATACCTGGAGAATATATACCAACTCCCCAGAAACATGAAGCTTctgccttttctgtttctcttttctattcatttctatttttcaggaaTAATGTTTGGCCCTTTGTTCAACAGGAATCATGCTGCTATCAGAAGGAAATCAGAGTATCATACCCTCATTTATTCTCCTGGCTTTTCAGAATATCCAGAACTCTGGGTCCcacttttccttgttttcttgtcTATCTACACAGTCACTGTGGTGGGGAATTTAGGCATGATCATAATTATCAAGGTCAATTCAAAACTCCACACGGTCATGTACTTCTTCCTTGGTCACTTGTCCTTTGTCGATTTCTGTTTTTCTACTGTAGTTACACCCAAACTGTTGGAGACTTTGATTGTGGAGGACagaaccatctctttctctggttGCATTGCGCAATTTTGTTTCGCTTGCCTATTTGGCGTAGCAGAAACGTCAATGTTAGCAGCGATGGCCTCTGACCGCTTCGTGGCAGTCTGTAGCCCCTTGCTCTATGCCGCTGCGATGTCCCCGAAGCGCTGTGCTCTCTTGGTGGCTGGCTCTTACTCCTGGGGTGTAACGTGCTCCATGACACTCACATGCTTTCTTCTCGCGTTATCCTATTGCAAGTCTAGCACCGTAAATAATTTTATCTGTGACCACTCTGTAATTGTTTCCGTCTCCTGCTCAGATCCCTATGTCACTCAGATGTTATGCTCTATTATTGCCATATTCAATGAGGCGAGCAGCCTGGTGATTATTCTGATGTCctatatgttcatttttatcaCTGTTATGGGGATGCCTTCTGCAAGTGGGCGCTGGAAAACCTTCTCTACCTGTGCTTCCCACCTGACAGCCATCAGCATCTTCCATGGAAccatccttttccttttctgcatCCCTAACCCCAAAACTTCTTGGCTCACAGTCAAAGTGACTTCTGTGTTCTACACAGTACTGATTCCTATGCTGAACCCCTTGATCTACAGCTTGAGgaacaaagaagtaaaaaatacatTCACAAGATTACTTTTCACAAAACCGCTTTGTCACtccacataatatttttaaagtcattattttatttctgaaaaaaaaattgatgtccTATGCTACAGATTGTTCCATTCTTGCAGTGTAATtgatgtttcaaatattttaataaatacagtTTAGGTTAATGTATCTATGGCAGGATAACATTTTATTGATGATTATTGATTTTTGCATACATCAGTGTTTAGCAAAATAGCTGTAAACTATAtgtaaaccaaaattttaaaaaaatgactgctttttttgtagtatttataaattatttttgagtGAATTCAAATGTATTAAAAGTTTATGGGTATATGATGAAATAAGCTATTATTTTCTGCTTTGGCCAGTTGGCATGTAcaacataagaaaaataattaaggaGAAAGTTCAAGCTTCATACAAAGAATGAATAAAACTGTTTATGACATCCTCTTCAAAACACAAGTCTGGGAAAATTAAAGACAGGAGGGCAACATGGACTCCAAGAACTAATCAATTAAATacacaataacaataaaatatgacTAACCACCCAACAACACAATTATTCCAATCATACAATGACCAAGTGCTGTCTTAGACTAAAGTGTTTAGGCATGCATGACAGCAATCTGTCTTTCACTATatcacagagtttgctcatactcagtCCATTAAGTCAGTCAAGCTATCCAActatctgatcctctgttgcccacttctctgcTTGCCCtcaacatttcccagcatcagggtcttttccaatgagtcaactcttctcatctggtggccaaagtgttggcacttcagcttcagcctcagtctttccaatgagatttcagggttgatctcctctaggattgacctggtttgatctccttgctgttcaagggactctcaagagttttctccagcaccacaatttgaaagcaacaattAGGCACTCAGGCTTCTCTACTGTCcaacacacacatctatacatgattactggaaagaccataacttggactatatggacctttgtcaacaaagtaatgcctctgtgcttttttattattattattatttttcatttatttttattagttggaggctaattactttacaatattgtagtggtttttgccatacactgacatgaatcagccatggttttacatgtgttccccatcctggtaccccctcccacctgcctccttatcccatccctctgggtcttcacagtgcaccagccctgagcacttgtctcatgcatccaacctgggctggcgatctgtttcacacttgataacatacatgtttcaatgctattctctcagatcatcccaccctcgccttctcccatagagtccaaaagtctgttctagacatctgtgtctctttttctgtcctgcatatagggttatcattatcatctttttaaattctgtatatatgcgttagtacactgtattggtgtttatctgctttttaatacagtgtctaggattgtcatagctttccttccaaggaatcaTAGATGAATGAATCATAGatgtaaacataaaaatgaaaaccaaaaaatatttagcataaaacagaaaaaaattttcataagTTAGGATGATAATTTTTTGAACGAACATAAAAaggatggatttttaaaaaaacaataaaaggtgCTTCATTGCCATTAAAATATTTGGTTAAAGTTTCTTAAGCATAAATGACATCATTAATAAAGTGAAAATACAAGCCATAGATTGTGAGTAAGTATTTGCAAAACTTATATTTGATAAATGATTTCAATGTAAAACACACAGAGGAAGTCTTTATACTCAGTACAAGAAGAAAACCTACTTAAAGTTTTGATGAACTATCTGAACACACATTTGACAAAACAGaacacacaaataaacacatgaaaaaatactaaGCATAGCTAGTCATCAGTGACattcttattaaaattaaaacttaaaccACAAGGAGAAACTACTCTACTCCATTTAGAGTAGCTAAAATGAATAAGAGATTCAAATACTGCTGAAAATGTGGAGCAAGTTAAATGCTTATGCATTTCAGGTAAGAGTACAGGGTAGATAACTTTGAGAATAGTTCAGCAGTATCTTGTGAAGTTACACAAGCACCTCCCGACTATGACGCTGCAGAAACTGTGATGGCAGTTAGTTTCAGCCTCGGAGTTGGCGGCAGTTTGTTGAACAGCATGGAAAACTAATATCCAACGAGGTTGCTAGCTCTGGGTGACCAGGGTGTAGATACTGGCTCCAAAGCTAGTCCAGGGTACAGAGGTGTCAGCAAGGGGGGGAAGATGCCCCTTGGAACTCAATCCTATCTCAGTGAGAGAATAGCCATGCAGACTTGTGGGATTTTGGATCAAGACCACACTATGTACAATAATTCTGTGCCTGGTGGGAAACAGCCTCTGGTGTGTTATCCCTTCCTGGTAGAGTCTGGCAAGCGTTAGTCAGGTTGTCAGGAGCCTTGGGGAAgcatttgttgctgctgtttagtcgctaaattgtgtccaaatcttttgcgtatccatggactacagcccaccaggcttctctgtccaacagatttcccaggcaagaatactggagcgggtggccatttTCTTTACTAAGGGTTATTCCTGACTCCAAGCAGGGatagaacctacatctcctgcactgcacttTTTTTTTACCGCCGAGCCACCAGGCAAGACAGTGGATCTAACTGTGTGATATTTCAGTATAGTAGAACCAATGGATTGATTGATAGTCAGAGGTTTTAGAGATTTAAACATGTTTCCAAAatgcattttccatttttaagacaCTGTATTATTTAattgtattattataaatttgaaAGTGTGGATTACTTATATTTAGAAGAAGACACAATTTAGTTTCAGTAAGGAACATCATTGTTTCTGAAGACAATAATATTTAAGTTAAGCAACAAAATCAGAGACCAAGTTATACTGTTTATACATCTCAAAACACATGCACTTCAgacacagaatgggaaagaaaaatcacatagcaaatatatataatagCAGTTAATATCTCTGAGCAGTttcatttttgcttgtttgtcttTCGTTTTGGGTTTTATTGCAGTCATCAAGTTTTCTTATTcagttcatgtatttttttttataattatttttaaagaaattcatgaAATGGACTATTTGAGGTGCCATCTCCAGTGATTCAGAAGGAACTACCTTTTTGCAAATtgccacatgaaaaaaaaacattcaaGCTAATTTATTGATgtgtgatataaaaataaatagctcAAGAAATACTCTCTAGGGTCTAAATCCCCAAGGTCACAGAAGCATAAATAAGCCCTGCGTTTTGTTCATAGGAATCAGATTCAGCttccaaatctctctctctctctctgtttctactTTTCTCTGAGTTTTCCTGGATATTAAGAAACGAGTATATTCCAGTCACATTAAATTTTTGTGGGCTTCTCCTACATTGATTAACTCCTTAATGTTTTACTTGATGTTTGAATTCTGAGTGGGAACTCCCCTGGAGACAATTAATAGTAGAAACGGGATCTTCAGGTGAGTTGGTTTCAGGTGGGATGATctatcttgtttcttttctctcctttgggGAACACTGAGATCCTGAAACCTCTAA comes from Dama dama isolate Ldn47 chromosome 1, ASM3311817v1, whole genome shotgun sequence and encodes:
- the LOC133063997 gene encoding LOW QUALITY PROTEIN: olfactory receptor 5D13-like (The sequence of the model RefSeq protein was modified relative to this genomic sequence to represent the inferred CDS: inserted 1 base in 1 codon), with product MLLSEGNQSIIPSFILXGFSEYPELWVPLFLVFLSIYTVTVVGNLGMIIIIKVNSKLHTVMYFFLGHLSFVDFCFSTVVTPKLLETLIVEDRTISFSGCIAQFCFACLFGVAETSMLAAMASDRFVAVCSPLLYAAAMSPKRCALLVAGSYSWGVTCSMTLTCFLLALSYCKSSTVNNFICDHSVIVSVSCSDPYVTQMLCSIIAIFNEASSLVIILMSYMFIFITVMGMPSASGRWKTFSTCASHLTAISIFHGTILFLFCIPNPKTSWLTVKVTSVFYTVLIPMLNPLIYSLRNKEVKNTFTRLLFTKPLCHST